The Solanum lycopersicum chromosome 2, SLM_r2.1 DNA window atcaatatcaCTTTTTTCAATTGcagaatatgaattatgtggTTAAACAAATTCCCAAACACTCTCTTAAGTTTGGTTGTACTTACAATTCAAACATATTAAGAGACTTAGTGGAATCAATGGGGGTTGAGGGTATAGAATTATTTAGGAATACTATATTTGGTTCATATTTGAATATTCCTAAATGTAATTACCAAGGTCAGATCACAAAGTGTTTACTTCTTTTAGAGGTGGAGCAAGATAATCTAGCCGAGGAGCTTCACATTCGACATGCTAAAGGAAATATCTTAACCTTTACTATGAAAGAATTTGCAATTATTACTGGATTGAAATGCAGtggaaatattaagaattttacATATCCAGATTCAAAAAGAAGTAGGCTAGTTCAGAGGTATTTTTCGGGGCCTAATTACAGTGTAAATAAACAACGTCTGGTAGATCGATTTATGTTGGGTGGTTGGGATGATATTGATGATCAACTTCAGATGGATATCATGTTTTTCATCCACTCTTTTATATTATCTCAACTTGGTACTGCAGCAATTccaattgaagatttttttaatgGTTGAAGATGGCACTTATCGGCAGTATCCGTGGGGTCAACGTGCTTTCAGAAGTTTAATGAATTCACTTAGACAAGAgttcaaatttgagaaaaaatgtaTCGATTAAATGGTATGTCGTATGCACTTAATGTATGGATATATGAATGTGCTTCTGTGTTGGATAATGAGATTGCGGTTAAAGAACAAAATGTTATTCCAAGAATTTGCAATTGGAAAGTTGTGGCTGAAAAGCCCAAATTTGAGATGTTTATGGAAAGCGTTTTCACTGaggtaaataatatataaatgtttagtatttttttgGTACTTATCAATACATTTTTTGTTCGTTCTAACAATGattcaatattttgttatttttcagcATAACTGTACAAATATTCAGCCAACTGGAGAGGAATGTACAGCACTGCAATTACCTCAACCCAGTCATGTAACTCATGATGAACCTAGTACATCAAATGTTAATATTGATGTTGGGAAGCCACAAGAGGTTCCTGGATTTGAAGACTTTTCATCTGAACCACCGGATCAATTGTTGAGGAGATCAACACGAGTCTCTAGCACAGGATCTACCCCACCACCGAAGAGAAGAAAGGTTGTACATCCACATAAAACAAAGGTTTCCAAATCAACAACAGCAGAAAAGCAACCAACTCAGAATGTTTACACTCCAGATTTACCAACTTCTCAAGCTGACAATGTATCTAATGTTCCCGTAAATTCAGATTTTCGAaaagtaatttttgaaaattcaaaattagagGGACTGAAGCAATACTTGAAGGGTTATGTTAGTATTACAATCATACATATTTTTTGtgattatcatatattttttataattattgttatttattatgaattctttATAAATTGTGTAATTTGCATATAGGTTGACCAACAAGTTGGTTGTCTTGtggagttgataaaaaaaaatcattctgaGTTGATGAAAGTTGTTGGCGAGAAAGACAACAAAACTGAAaaggtattattttttttttgtttcattttcatTGGCACTTatcgattttatttttttgaacagAAACATAATGTTGATCAAGATATTGGTGGATCTGCTGTTGATGCTGATGAACAGGTTAATGATATCaatattgaaaaagtttgtatATGACACTTAAAAAcatcatgttattattttatatgtgatttcaaatgttatttttattcatctttttcttttctgccttttaatttaatagaattatgtattatgttttgtattaCAGACAGATAAAGTGGACCAACAATCTATTTCACCTAATCACATGGATTGTTCAAAGGAACAACATATGGAGGATGCCGTAGAGGTTATACACTCACCACAACGTAGTCATGTTTTGATTGAAAAAGTTGCTcttaataatgaaaatgtaagtacaaatattatgaatcagtatacattaatttttttatttgtgtcaGAATTTAGTCTAACGAAATATTTATTAGGATTATACAACTGGTGAAGCCTCTCACTCAGACACAAAGATTTTAAATGCGGATGAACATGATGTTGACATACTTCAGCACAACATAGAAAAGCACACTACAAGTCTGTTTTCTGTTGATACATCTACAGAAGTGCAAAACAATGTCCAACCAGTATGTTTGATGAGTCATGTGGAACAAAATGAGAGTGCTTTTTGGTTATCTGATAGCCAACTACCCACCCAACTACCCGTAAAGAAATCTTCACTTCCTCCTGATACTGAGACTCCAGCACCACGACACAGGATGCCTTCAAGAATTTTACGGTCTCCATATTTGACAGATTTTGGATCCAACGATAAAGGCAAGGCAAAAATAGATTATGATGTTCTCCCACTCTATCCATTTGAAGGTTGTGGTATTCTTGAACAATTGTCATTAGGTATGATGGACGAGTTCTCGCAATGGATTGAAAAAGGTCTCTTAAAATCACATGCGAACAAGTAAGTTATTATAATATGTCTTGCTAATTTTGTGttgtataatattattttaatttgtttctaaaaattatttatgtgtatAGGAAACAATCTGAGGACAAATACAGAGCAAAGTCTGCTTCATTTGGTGTTGATTATATTGAGCTTGTTGTCGCATTCCCTATGGACAAGAACTGGTTTTATACTATGTCACAGCCGAATAGATGTTGGACTAATGAGgtatcatatacattattttgTCAAATTGTGAATTTTAGATATCACATTAAAACTTACTATATTATATGTAGTTAATAATAAGTATCAAATACTATTACacttttttgtatcatgttgcagattgttattaatattaagtatcaacttgattatttaaaatatatttatcagtTAGGGTATCAAATTAGTTCCTACATATGTTTTCCACTTATCAAATACATTTTACCATGTATTATGTTTTCTCTTATTTGCAGCATATAGATGTAATCTTTTACTATCTCCACAAGAAGTCCAAACAAAGAAGCATGGATCAGTATAAATATACTACAGTCAATTGCTTgtttaagttttatataaacAAAGCATATTCAAGGTATTATAACAGTCATGTAGATGATACAATTAGCACACAAGAACACATGATTCGTGTTGCTGCCGTATCATTTCATGAAAGGTCTATCATTAACATCATCAATGGTTTTTCTATTCCTGCTGCTTTACCATGGCATTTAGTAGATGAGGTTTATATTCCTGTAAACTgtgatgaaaattttcattgGGTGTTGGTTGTTGTGGTTCTAAAAGAAAGACTTATAAGGGTGTATGACTCAACTTCGGGATTAAGGAAGAGAGTTCATTTTAGAGACATCAAGAAGTTGTCTCAAATCCTTCCAAACTACCTTCATGATAGTGAGTTCTTTGAAAAAGAGGAGCGAACAGATTGGACAACATTGGATACATATAAAGACATGAAAACTGGAGAACTTTTGGATCCACAACATTCGTTTAATGTGGAGTTTGCTCAAGACAACATGCAACAAATAAGTGATAGCCTGTGagtattgtttattattttattttattttttgtatctaATTCATCCTTATAATTAATCTTATTGTTTTTGTAGTGATTGCGGACTGTTTGTAGCTATATATGCAGAGTCTTTGAGTGACAAAATCAATATGTCATGTAATAGTTTTGAGAGTAGCTATCTTCGCAAAAGATATGCGATACTTTTATTGAAGTATGGTCTCGACAAGATGAATGCTGGATATGTTAGCAGCAGTGATGACCCTCCAAGAATGAAGAATGTATTAAACCCATCAtctgaagatgaaattgttaatgTAGGCTAGTTAGTTTtcaatgtttgaatttttttttaattttttttggagttaAACAAGATGTTTGAAGTATTTATTAACATAACAACACATATTGTTAAATTATGAaagtgttttgatttttaaaatggTTTAttctattactttaattttttttatcaccgTTATGAATTCAGGAATTATGTATACTGTTAGTGGGACATTAATGTCATTATTGTatcaaaactataataataattacactaATGTAATTATTGTCATAAAAACACTTATTATATATACGTAAATATATTGtatgatacaaaaaaaataaaattatgtacgtaattaaattatgtatatgatacatgaaatatcaaaatatataatatcacaAACAGTGATACTAGTTATTACACTTGATACACgccagttttttttttaaaaaaattaatatcttttgtacaaataagatatattcagtattatgatttatatatattacgaACAATTATTTTCccttcaaaatattaattttttttaagtatctaCAAACATGATACtatattactaaattaaattaaattagaactgaaaataatttgggtgaaatttccgcaattaatattgattaaagTAAGTGTGAATAAGGACTATAAAATAAAGTAGttgatacataaatataatgtcaaatttaaatagagtttaacaaaaaataaagaattgtatgatacaaaaaaagaaaattatatacgtaattaaattatgtatatgatacatgaaatatcaaaatatataatatcacaAACAGTGATACTAGTTATTAAACTTGATACACgccagttttttttttaaaaaaattaatatcttttgtacaaataagatatattcagtactatgatttatatatattacgaACAATTATTTGccttcaaaatatgaattttttttaagtatctaCACACATGATACtatattactaaattaaattaaattagaactgaaaataatttgggtgaaatttccgcaattaatattgattaaagtaagtttgagtaaggattataaaataaagtatttgatacataaatataatgtcaaatttaaatagagtttaacaaaaaataaataattagagaaCACATTGCCAAATGATCAAAGAAATTTATTGAATCAGAATCTCTGTGTAACAGTGGAACCAAATGCTACACTATTACATTTATTAAAGGAACTCCTGAAACATAATCATTATGAATCTTTTGGAAAGAAAGTACATGTTCTTCTATTATGACCTTCTTGTCCACATCGTCCACAACAATTTGTGTTTCCGCTTAGCTTTTCATCtgcatttttctttcttttttttcttggtcTACCAGGCATTTTTTTGTATCTTGGTGGCAATACAACTTCTTCCAAAATACTTTCTGGAACTATCCAATCACTTTTGTCCTGCATTGGTTCCATTGGAACTGCATAGGTGTTTGCTAATGCATCAGGTTTATAGTAATCAGAACAGTATGGGTGTAcatctttgatattcttcttcttcagaaCAACCATTGCATGCGCACAAGGTATTTCATCATGCTGAAATCTACCACAAGAACAATTCTTTCTCTCAAGGCAAACGATGTATCTTATACCACCTTCATAAACTGGAAAAATGAATTCTGAAGATGCAACAACCTgcaatagtttttaaaaagttaCTGTTAGATTttttgatacaaaaaaaaatcttaaaatatttaagcaagatacataatatttgatatatgaataaataactTCATTTTCGAACATTTGGACGCGATTATAATCAATATCTCTTCAAATTTCCTCCCTAATGTTTCCTTTGTATAAGATgctatttctctatttttgcaGTTCCAAGAACCAAATAGAATTCTGGCTACTTCCAAAAAGTCCAAAACAGGTAATTGTCGTGCATCAACAAGACAACCATTGATACATTCCGCAATGTTAGATGTCATCATTCTACCCCTATTCACGGTTGCATGAGATCTAGACCATCTTTTATAGCCAGCCTCTTCAAGATACTTTTTAACTCTGTCATTTACTTTTTCCACTTTAGccatcaatttttcaaaattcttttttcgATAAACCTTAGCCATCGAATAAAACATATCACTTAGAGTGTTTTTACTTCTCTTGTAGTATGTACAAACATTTTTCCACAAGTGCCATATGCATGCAAAATGTGAAACATTTGGATAAACTATACTAACACTCTTAATTATGCTTTCGTTTCTATCAGAAACAACAcacattttttctctctcaccAAATGCATTTTTGAACTGTGTGAAGAACCATGTCCATGAACAATCATTTTCCGTATCGACAATCTTGTAAGCTAATGGTAATATGCAACCTTAACATAGTCAACACACAATATTAATATACTTGATACATAATGTTGAAacaatgttattattatcattttaaaaaaattataattatgcaGCAACATGACATACCTGCCCCATAAGAGTACTTGCGGATACAAACGTCCCTTTGTAAGCTCCACTAAGATGTGAaccatcaacaacaacaacaacaggcCTACAGAACTCAAACCCTCTCATCAAAGGCCTTAAAGCAATGAATAGAtacataaattcatttttttctgatttatGCATCCGTATATAAGAATTTGGATACACCATTTCCAACATATGTATGTATCTTGGCATATTTTTATATGCATCTGCAGGATTGCCTCTTATCAACTCTAGTGCACGTTCTTTAGCACGCCATGCTTGCTAGTAAGAAATCTCAACACCATAGATTTCCCTAAcatcatcaattatatcatttggagtatgttttcttttatgatttacCAATTTTGGAGCTGTAAAAGCACCAATAAATCCAACAGTAGCTTGTACTTTACTTAATACCCTATCCCTTAATGGACATGTATGCTCACTGTTGAAGTATCTTACTTTGAATATATCAGTGTTTTTCTTAACAGACGCCTTTAATTTCCAACAACAAGTCTCCGAATAACACTCTAAAACATAGCTGCAATTATACCAATATAAATTTGTTAGTTAGTAGTAAAAATGcatacttgaaactttaagatttgatacaaaaattttgatatttacaGTCAATGTATGTAAAGGTATGTAACATTTACAATAATACCTCATATTATATTCATGTCAAACAAACtattttaacatttatataAATGTCCACTGTGTTTTACCTCCTACACACGTTCACAGACACGTCaacataataatacaaaataaattaaattgtcacAATTATAATTCCATCTTTGacttatacaaaataaatttttaattatccaACACAAAGTGATATACTAACCATGTAAATAAtccaaatttatcaaaaaatctcATTATCTAAAGTGTgtaaacaaaaatcaaatatgaaatacTTACATACCTTTTTGTATCTGACCGCTTGACTCTAAAATTGAAGctagttttaattttgtatttcatcATTACAGCCACAAGAGTTGCTTTATCCTTGTACAATTGTTTCGTCTCCAcatttgatatatttgtatctgatatataattttctttctccATCTCGGATATGTAACAAGAATCACCAATGTTTGATTCAACAACGTTTAGAGCATTAGCGTCTCTTTGTCCACCTTCAATACACATAATTACACCACTGCTTGAATCAAAAATTTGTAACTCCTCTGTACTTTTATCATTTGTATCGATGCAAAGCGGATACATACTGAATCCAACCTCTTCCTTCTTTATTTCTATAAACAGCTTCACACACATATCATTCCTAATTATCATCAGAGAAGAATTTCCCTCTACAATATATcggataataatatttttttttcaattcatcaGTATTTAATTCAGTAGCAATTGCTGAGATCAAattcatatatgaaatattttctccaaccACTATCCCATCACTTTTGTATTGATTGTAGTTAACCTCACTCTCCCATATTTCTGAATGCCTTTTCAATAACGTAATATTCATTACGAAATCGGATACAAAATTACCTTCAACGAAATTTTGAATATCGTTTCTGCCAAAAAAATGGAAGATCactaatcaaaatcaaaatatcgTTTCTGCCTAAAAGAAGAGAATATCACTAATGACAAATTTTAAGGGAATATACTGCTTTTAAAACACACAAGTTAATGACTTTATTTAAGGGAATAATAACCGTGGCATATTAAAAGTAggcattaattcaaatttcagtTTCTAATCCCCCTAATTACTCAACAAACTGATCCCCAAAATTACTCAACAAACGGATAAAATGGAATACAATATAATGTATCCAAGTGTTTTATTATGTATCAGAAACTTATTAaaataagggattttttgtaaattgaaaaaGAGTAGGGATAGGAGGTAATTTATGTTTTACACTAtgtgatttatataatttttactaattttaagaGGATTTGGTTAAGATTATAATTGATTTtggttaagtttataatttatatatgaacaaCACAAGTTAGTTCAATCTATAGATTATTATCTTGTCTTTCGTTAGTTacgtttttcatttattattatttttctcttctaattcaacttaaATATTGTGTAACACatttttaatgcaaatttaattcattttgtagtttattatttgttatattagattacttgtttaattcattattgatataagtttaattcactcTATAGATCATTGTCTTGTGTTTTATTGATTACAATTTTTATCTATGCTTAGTTCAACTTTAATTTAATGTTTGTGTATGGACTTTTAATACAAGTTGATTCATTTTGCATTTTATTGGTTGATTTGTTATGATTGAATTACgtctttaattcattattgatacaagttttattcaatATACAAATCACATAATGCTCTTTCATTTGCTACATTttgcattcatatttaatttacttcTCATTCAACCTTGATAtgtgtaaaaaaaattttattcaagtttaattcatttgacaatttattatgtttcatttgttaCAATTAGATTACTTgtcaaattaattgattatcttTGTGATAAAAGCAAAGATAATCTATAAGATACATATGATATAAGTTTTAATCATggataatatgaatttaattcaatttatagatTGTTGTCTTGTCTTTTGTTAGttactttcattcattttaaattctcttttaatttaactttaatattgtgtaatacaattttaaagcaatttcattgattttgtaatttatttatttatttattactattggattacttgtttaattcactattaatacaagtttaatttgtTCTAGACCATTgtgtgtaatacatttttaattcaactttaatatgtgtgtgatacattttaaattcaagtttaattcatttttcaatttattatgtATCTTCATTTATTAcgattaaattatttgtttaattaattaattattaatataaattttattcattctaCGAATTATTGACTACTCTACGAAAGAAagtaaagagagaaattaaagagagaaaaaaaagcaaCCAGGGGTGTGCATAGCAAAAAGAAagcaaaacacataaaaataaaaataaaaagaaagtaagGGAGAAGagcaagaaaaaagaaaaaaagatggccgagaaaaagagaaaaaaaacagtAAAAAGAAAGTAAGAGAGGAAGAgcagcaaaaagaaaaaagttggcagagaaaaaagagaaagagaaagagcaAGCGAGAAAaaatcttataataatatataatattattttatattgatataaatggtaataattaaagagtataactaaaaataagtaattatttttgaaaaaggatTCACCCAAGTAATTTATTATGTTCTAGATTATTCTTTTGGAATTTTATTAGGGCTAGCAGTCATCTTATAAAAAAACACatgatattgatattaataatatttgaaagaGTTCTTTAGAAGTTTTGTGACTTGTTCTTTGAGAATTTGTCTTTAAACATTTACTAGTTTCATAGTTTAAGGTATAGAGTAATTTCTGTTGTGAtatttgtgatttatttttggTATTCTTTAGAAGGTGATTAGTTTATACTAATTATTATCTTTAGTTACTCATAAAGAGGTCAAGATCAGAATCtaatgttttgatttattttctcaagTAAAGGTATTATATTTCTTCCATATATCTATTTGTTGTTATAATCTTGGCAAGatcttataatataaaaaatcttGGATCCTTTCTTTGAACTTTTCCATATATTTTACTAGttactattttatttctatttttgctTCCTCACTCTATATTGAACTCTATATTTGTGATCTCCTTAACCCCGTTGTTATCAAATTGTAACATCTTGGAAATGAAAAGTCAAAATGGAAAGAGAAATTTGCAGAATTAACATTGATACAGTTTGTATGAAGCTCATATACGGCTTGTAGGATACTCTAGTGGAACTTGAGttgagtttttttaaatttcaattctCTGAGATGTTCCACAAGTGAATACGATGGGTCATAATTATTCCTACGGGTGGTAGGAAATGCTCATCGAAGTGGTTGAGACTTAcgggtcgtttggtagagtgtataaaCATAATATCCAATAGAGTGTATTAGCAATGCAAGCATTAGTAATGTGTGTATTAATTATActtgtattagttatacatagatTATTTCATATGCATTGTTTGCTTTGGtgtattaaaaatagtatgcattgtataaaaatatttacttacaaAAGTATCTTTTACAATTATGGTGGAAAAGatgtaaaagtatttttgatGTGTAATTGGGTCTTTAACCATATTAATGCATTTATTAAATCCTTTGCATTACTAATACATAGAAATTCATGGTATTAGTaatatatttctcaaaacaCAATAGAGTGTATAACTAATGCAATCATTAATTATACATAGCATGAAAAATGCACCAAACACGGggttactatatatatatatgtatatatatatatgtatatgtatatatatctgtatatatatatataggtatatatatattggatatattatttttgctaATACTCTCTATCAAATGACCTCTTATTGACATTTTGGAATGGTTTTGAATTCAACATTCACGTCCTACGGACCATAGAAACATTCACAGCCTAAAGGACGAATTCATGGAAGTATGTCCAATTAATGAGCTCTAATAACAGTTTTAAGATTGACCTAAATTGTCCGTATAAGTTCTTATGGACCGTAGGCCCAACCGTAGACATTGCCCGACAATTTTTAATTAGGGGTGTTTTAATGTATTTCTTCTACCCATTTAACCactaaaatatgtcattttgacccttTAACTACCgcaataatttttattactcTTCCAAACTTAGCTCAATCCCTCTCATCCACTCAAACTCACAAATTCTTTCAGGGGTTTCTTCTCCAAATTCTCTCCAAGGATCTTCAATTCAATTAGGATTTCATCAAGCTTCAAGGTTTCTTCCTCCATTTTCAGGACTTTGATTACCCAAGGTATATGCGAATTCATCAATGGATTCCTTTCATCCATTGGTttccaaaagaaaatcaatctcTAATTCAATTTCACCCAAATTATGTAGGTTTCATGTTGATCTTCATGGGtccaatttattataataaatttttaatatttaatattattatgcaCGATTTGATTCAAGTAcatgtattttaattgatttcatATAGACCTATGTTTTATGCTTGACTTTATATATGAACTTGTGAACTTCAATTtatgaattgattatgaattcatgcatattttatgaaattgataatttataaCTAAAAggtatttaaatataaaatttcaatgattCGTGAAaaggttttcttatttgaaaagaaatcaCGATTTAGATGCTTAGATAAGTAAATGTCTTAGGAACAAGTTtatgaaatcatgatttttaaatgagCTATTCTAATATGAACTTATGATTGGATTGATTGTCTTTAATTGTTGTCTTTCCAAGTATTTTgatgataattatttattttctattggGATTACTTAGCAGTGAGAGGACTTTGAGATAGAGGTCTTCCCATTATGAAAGGTTGGTctctagaagcaatctccttgtcTCATTCTACGTGCACCCGTAGAATTGTCTTAAGTgacctagctagtggatccaccttaTAAATAATGAATGATATAGACTTCTAACTTGGAAAAAAGGCTTCTATATTTTTGGTGTTAAGGTTACAT harbors:
- the LOC138342286 gene encoding uncharacterized protein; its protein translation is MAKVYRKKNFEKLMAKVEKVNDRVKKYLEEAGYKRWSRSHATVNRGRMMTSNIAECINGCLVDARQLPVLDFLEVARILFGSWNCKNREIASYTKETLGRKFEEILIIIASKCSKMKVVASSEFIFPVYEGGIRYIVCLERKNCSCGRFQHDEIPCAHAMVVLKKKNIKDVHPYCSDYYKPDALANTYAVPMEPMQDKSDWIVPESILEEVVLPPRYKKMPGRPRKKRKKNADEKLSGNTNCCGRCGQEGHNRRTCTFFPKDS
- the LOC104645586 gene encoding uncharacterized protein gives rise to the protein MCVKLFIEIKKEEVGFSMYPLCIDTNDKSTEELQIFDSSSGVIMCIEGGQRDANALNVVESNIGDSCYISEMEKENYISDTNISNVETKQLYKDKATLVAVMMKYKIKTSFNFRVKRSDTKSYVLECYSETCCWKLKASVKKNTDIFKVRYFNSEHTCPLRDRVLSKVQATVGFIGAFTAPKLQAWRAKERALELIRGNPADAYKNMPRYIHMLEMVYPNSYIRMHKSEKNEFMYLFIALRPLMRGFEFCRPVVVVVDGSHLSGAYKGTFVSASTLMGQVCHVAA